The Pseudophaeobacter arcticus DSM 23566 genome includes a region encoding these proteins:
- a CDS encoding ABC transporter ATP-binding protein — MLDQPIAQIKGLRVEFQTKDGPVVGVENVSFDVNPGETVCVVGESGSGKSVSSLSLMRLVEFGGGEIAAGELMFDRREGGVLDLAKAPGDMMKDIRGNEIGMIFQEPMTALNPVFTVGRQLTEGLRVHKDMNKAQAEARALELLREVRIPEPERRLTQYPHELSGGMRQRVVIAMAMACEPRLLIADEPTTALDVTIQAEILALMDRLKRETGTAVMFITHDMAVVAQMADRVVVMFRGNKVEEGTVEEIFENPQHDYTKALLAAVPKLGEMQGKAYPEPMKLMGVEGQKIEPIKGTDEVLLQVENLTTRFPVKGGLLRRTVANVHAVEDVSFKVFKGQTLSLVGESGCGKSTAGRSLLRLVEPLSGKVEFEGRDILGLSQKDLHKARLDMQMIFQDPFASLNPQMQLLDQVAEPLRNYGLASGSELQDRVANLFDRVQLPRSFMRRYPHEMSGGQRQRIAIARALALNPKLIVADEAVSALDVSVQAQVLNLMMELQADLGLSFLFISHDMAVVERVSHQVGVMYLGRIVELGPRARVFENPQHAYTQALMKAVPIADPRRRKSEKDLNFKPIPSPIHGLGYQPEPSQYLEVEPGHFVLTTDSGY; from the coding sequence GTGCTCGATCAACCTATTGCACAAATTAAAGGCCTTCGCGTCGAGTTCCAGACCAAAGACGGTCCGGTTGTTGGCGTCGAGAACGTCTCCTTTGATGTGAACCCCGGAGAAACCGTCTGTGTCGTCGGCGAGTCGGGCTCCGGTAAATCTGTTTCCTCGCTGTCGCTGATGCGGTTGGTCGAATTTGGCGGTGGTGAGATCGCCGCAGGTGAGCTGATGTTTGATCGCCGCGAGGGCGGTGTGCTGGATCTGGCCAAGGCGCCGGGCGATATGATGAAGGACATTCGCGGCAACGAGATCGGTATGATCTTTCAGGAGCCGATGACCGCCCTGAACCCGGTCTTTACCGTTGGTCGCCAGCTGACCGAAGGTCTGCGGGTGCACAAGGACATGAACAAGGCCCAGGCCGAGGCGCGGGCGCTGGAACTGCTGCGCGAGGTGCGCATTCCCGAACCCGAACGCCGGTTGACACAATACCCCCACGAGCTGTCCGGTGGCATGCGTCAGCGGGTGGTGATTGCCATGGCGATGGCCTGCGAGCCACGCCTGCTGATCGCGGATGAGCCCACAACCGCGCTGGACGTGACCATTCAGGCTGAAATTCTGGCTCTGATGGACCGCTTGAAGCGCGAAACGGGGACGGCGGTGATGTTCATTACCCATGACATGGCCGTGGTGGCGCAGATGGCGGACCGGGTGGTGGTCATGTTCCGCGGCAACAAGGTCGAGGAGGGCACGGTCGAAGAGATCTTTGAGAATCCCCAGCATGACTACACCAAGGCACTGCTGGCCGCGGTGCCCAAACTGGGCGAAATGCAGGGCAAGGCCTATCCCGAGCCGATGAAACTGATGGGGGTTGAGGGCCAGAAGATTGAGCCGATCAAGGGCACCGACGAGGTGCTGTTGCAGGTCGAAAACCTGACCACGCGCTTCCCGGTCAAAGGCGGATTGCTGCGCCGGACCGTGGCCAATGTGCACGCGGTCGAGGATGTCTCGTTCAAGGTTTTCAAGGGACAAACCCTGTCGCTGGTTGGCGAATCGGGCTGCGGGAAATCCACGGCGGGGCGGTCGCTGTTGCGTCTGGTTGAACCTCTGTCCGGCAAGGTCGAGTTCGAAGGCCGTGATATCCTGGGTTTGAGTCAGAAAGATCTGCACAAGGCCCGCCTGGATATGCAGATGATCTTTCAGGATCCCTTTGCCAGCCTCAACCCGCAGATGCAGCTTTTGGATCAGGTGGCGGAACCGCTGCGCAACTATGGCCTGGCCTCGGGCTCTGAACTGCAGGACCGTGTGGCCAATCTGTTTGACCGGGTGCAGCTGCCGCGCAGCTTTATGCGCCGCTACCCGCACGAGATGTCCGGCGGCCAGCGCCAGCGAATCGCTATCGCGCGTGCCCTGGCGCTGAACCCTAAACTGATCGTCGCAGATGAGGCCGTCTCGGCGCTGGATGTTTCTGTGCAAGCCCAAGTTTTGAACTTGATGATGGAATTGCAGGCAGATCTGGGTCTGTCCTTCCTGTTCATCAGCCACGATATGGCCGTGGTTGAGCGCGTCAGCCATCAGGTCGGGGTGATGTATCTGGGGCGTATTGTTGAGCTTGGCCCGCGTGCCCGCGTCTTTGAGAACCCGCAGCATGCCTATACCCAGGCGCTGATGAAGGCGGTTCCCATTGCCGATCCGCGTCGCCGCAAAAGCGAAAAAGACCTGAACTTCAAACCCATTCCATCGCCTATTCATGGCCTCGGCTACCAGCCGGAACCCTCGCAGTATCTCGAGGTGGAACCAGGTCACTTTGTGCTGACCACCGACAGTGGGTATTAA
- the argE gene encoding acetylornithine deacetylase — translation MAVILTPLEIMQKLVAFPTVSRDSNLPLVDWVQEYLTEQGIASHRWVDPDQPHKAAVFAHVGPEVEGAVVLSGHTDVVPVDGQPWDSDPFTVVERDGKYFGRGTCDMKGFDALAIWALVEAHHRGVKRPLQLALSFDEEIGCTGAPPMIEAMQPLLPKGSAVIVGEPSMMQAVTGHKGGTGFRTHMVGFEVHSSLLHTGVSAIMQGARLIDWANHRNAENMAKEPGAMQSLFNPPFTTCHVGMISGGTAHNITAKDCTFMMDFRVVPGEQASDWEAAYRAEVQKVEADMQAIHPETRIDVSKGFDVPALVPEEAGEAEALVRSLTGDNGTHVVSYGTEAGQFQAAGYSAVICGPGDIAQAHQPNEFITVAQFNAGHGFMKQLVARLEPSR, via the coding sequence GTGGCTGTGATTTTGACGCCGCTGGAGATCATGCAAAAATTGGTGGCTTTCCCAACGGTGAGCCGTGACAGCAATCTGCCTCTGGTCGATTGGGTGCAGGAGTATCTGACGGAGCAGGGTATCGCCTCGCACCGCTGGGTGGATCCGGATCAGCCCCATAAGGCCGCCGTTTTTGCCCATGTTGGCCCCGAAGTCGAAGGCGCGGTTGTGCTGTCTGGACACACGGATGTGGTGCCGGTCGATGGCCAGCCCTGGGACAGCGATCCCTTTACCGTGGTGGAACGTGACGGCAAGTATTTTGGCCGCGGCACCTGCGACATGAAGGGGTTTGATGCGCTGGCGATCTGGGCCTTGGTCGAGGCGCATCACCGTGGCGTAAAACGGCCCCTGCAACTGGCGCTCAGCTTTGATGAAGAGATCGGCTGCACCGGGGCGCCGCCGATGATTGAGGCCATGCAGCCGCTGCTGCCCAAGGGATCAGCCGTTATCGTTGGTGAGCCTTCGATGATGCAGGCGGTGACAGGCCACAAGGGCGGCACTGGCTTTCGCACCCATATGGTCGGTTTTGAGGTGCACAGCTCGCTGCTGCACACTGGGGTCAGCGCCATCATGCAGGGGGCCCGGCTGATTGACTGGGCCAACCATCGCAATGCGGAAAACATGGCAAAAGAGCCGGGCGCGATGCAATCCCTGTTCAATCCGCCCTTTACCACCTGTCATGTGGGCATGATATCCGGTGGCACCGCCCATAACATCACCGCCAAAGACTGCACCTTCATGATGGATTTCCGGGTTGTTCCCGGCGAGCAGGCCAGCGATTGGGAAGCGGCCTACCGCGCAGAGGTGCAAAAGGTCGAGGCGGATATGCAGGCGATCCACCCGGAGACGCGCATTGATGTCAGCAAGGGCTTTGACGTTCCCGCCCTGGTGCCCGAAGAGGCCGGCGAAGCCGAGGCGCTGGTACGCAGCCTGACCGGGGACAATGGCACCCATGTGGTGAGCTACGGCACCGAAGCCGGGCAGTTCCAGGCGGCGGGCTATTCGGCTGTGATCTGTGGTCCGGGTGACATTGCCCAGGCCCATCAGCCCAATGAGTTTATCACCGTGGCGCAGTTCAATGCGGGCCATGGCTTTATGAAACAGCTTGTTGCGCGTCTGGAACCGTCTCGCTAG